In Bifidobacterium crudilactis, the sequence GGGGTTAGTTGGTTTGGTTTGGGTATCGGGTGGTGGTGTGGAATTCGTTCCAGTTGATGCCGGTGCCGTACCTGTTAGGGATGCCGTAGTTTTCGTAGGCTCCTTGTGGGCTTGACTGCCAGGCTTTCCTGTAGAGGTCTTCGATGTGTTGGTCGGTGATGCTGTTAACGGCGAGCCATGCGGCGGGTTGCGGGCGTTCGCTGTGTTGGTGGCACCACCAACAGATGGCTTTGATCCTGCGGATGAGGCGTAGTCCTCGGTGGTGGCGCATCATGTCGCGCAGTCGCGCGTTCCATGATTCGATCAGGTTGTTCGTGGCCGGTATCGGGGTATCCCGGGTGAGCTCATGATCGAGGAAGGTGAACAGGTGGTTCTCTTTGATGCGCTTGCGGATCATGCGTCGGGCTTTGACGAGCCGCTGGTGGGTGTCCTCGATACTGCCGTCCGCATATTGGCTGTGTTCGTCAAGGAACTCGTGGAAGTCCTGTTCCCACTGGTTGTACGCCACCAGCCATGCGGCGGCATCATCTCGGGTTGTCACACGGCTGAGGCCGATAGCGAGCTTGCGTAACTGTTTGCCGGCATCCAAGCGTGGTCTCGTCCCGGTGAGCTCGCTGATTTTCATGCACACGTGGAACAGGCAGCGCTGCACCCGCGTATCAGGCCACACGGTTTTCAATGCTTTCAGGAGTCCGCCGCCACCGTCGCATACCACCACGTCGGGCGGGGCGATACGAGCCATCAAGTTCATCCACCCGGCCGAGGTTTCCCTACGTGCTACATACCAGCCGATCACATGAGCGTCAGCGATGGCGATCAGTACGACCGCCTGCCGGTGCAGATGAATACCGTCCACATGCACCACATGGTGAATCTCATCAACCAACGGCACTGGAGGCCACAACTCCCAGCACCATCGGGTATGACGCCTGAACGTACGTGGGTCCGCACCGGTCTCGGCCTGTGTGTGTTTGGAGAACAACCAGTCAAGAAACATTATGAGACTACTGCCATCACGCTGGTGTTTCACCGTTCTGGACACCCCGCATTCAGGTGAGGGACATCGCCAACGGGTCGTGCCCGCGCTCGTGGTGCCGTTACG encodes:
- a CDS encoding IS1249 family transposase, with amino-acid sequence MTRPSCPSCNRVMKRNGTTSAGTTRWRCPSPECGVSRTVKHQRDGSSLIMFLDWLFSKHTQAETGADPRTFRRHTRWCWELWPPVPLVDEIHHVVHVDGIHLHRQAVVLIAIADAHVIGWYVARRETSAGWMNLMARIAPPDVVVCDGGGGLLKALKTVWPDTRVQRCLFHVCMKISELTGTRPRLDAGKQLRKLAIGLSRVTTRDDAAAWLVAYNQWEQDFHEFLDEHSQYADGSIEDTHQRLVKARRMIRKRIKENHLFTFLDHELTRDTPIPATNNLIESWNARLRDMMRHHRGLRLIRRIKAICWWCHQHSERPQPAAWLAVNSITDQHIEDLYRKAWQSSPQGAYENYGIPNRYGTGINWNEFHTTTRYPNQTN